The sequence below is a genomic window from Ignavibacteriales bacterium.
AATAAGAATGAGGATATAACCCCGATTAAAGTATTTAATTTCTTGTTTGTGGAAATACTCCCATGCATAGAATCATGCGCGGTTATGAATAAACCGGTGAACAAGTAAGTTTGAAGAATGATATGAGCATAGAAAAGGGGAGACATAAAATCGGTGCGCACTTCAAGAAAAATATAAACGAGGTGAACAAACCAAAGCACAATTATAGTTATTGCATAAATCACACCCATAAAACTATCCCAATATCCAGGAAAGAATCACAAAGAATAACAGTTGAACTAAAAAGTAAAATCTGAAAAGCACGTTGTCGTTTTTGATATTCATTTTGCCATAAATTATTGAACTAATAAACGCGATCAGGAACCATGCATAATAATTCCTCAGAGGAATTGATCCTGAATCCCATCGCCAGTAATCAAGAGCAATGGCGGCAGGCTCAAGCATTAAGTCAAACAAAACACAAAATACTCCTGAAAGTACTGAAGTTGTATAAAGATTTTTTTCTATCGATTGTGCTATTGTAATCGAACCCAGGATTATAAGCAACCAGTTGAATCCTATTAATAAAGGCACGGAAAAAAGTTTTAAACCAAGGGAATCACCATAGCTGTAATTTCCAAAGATCAATCCTGTTTTTACTCCTATTGCTTCAGTTGTAAATGTTATCATGTAAGTAAGCAGCATCCAAACAATCAATTTACTATTACTCTTACTGACAGAAAGAATCGTAACTGCTAAACCAGTAAAGAGCAGAATAGGCGGAGTTAAGGTGAGCATTAGCGGAAGTAAAGAGGGTATGCTGTGACCTATGATCCCAACCGAATAAAGAATAACGATCAGAATACGTACTGCTTTTACGATAAAACTTTTCTTCCTTTCCAAACAATATTTTTATTATGGAAAATTACCATTGAATAAATTCCTGTGATAAACATAAACAGCATTTGCAAAGGATGCAGAATAATATTAACTGTTGCATTCTGTTTACTCAGTATGGAAATAAATGCTCTGGAACAGATAATCATCAAAATAGGAATGAAATACATCTCGTTGACAAAAACAAAAATGAACGGTAAAACGTTCAACAAAAATATTACAAGAATAAAAACAGCAAATAAAAATGCAGGCATTCTAAAACCGGGGTAAAAATTTTTAGA
It includes:
- a CDS encoding carotenoid biosynthesis protein gives rise to the protein MERKKSFIVKAVRILIVILYSVGIIGHSIPSLLPLMLTLTPPILLFTGLAVTILSVSKSNSKLIVWMLLTYMITFTTEAIGVKTGLIFGNYSYGDSLGLKLFSVPLLIGFNWLLIILGSITIAQSIEKNLYTTSVLSGVFCVLFDLMLEPAAIALDYWRWDSGSIPLRNYYAWFLIAFISSIIYGKMNIKNDNVLFRFYFLVQLLFFVILSWILG